Proteins encoded within one genomic window of Brassica rapa cultivar Chiifu-401-42 chromosome A09, CAAS_Brap_v3.01, whole genome shotgun sequence:
- the LOC103842632 gene encoding protein NDL3 isoform X2, with translation MRLMEHHVKTCHGLVSVVVYGDQEKPALITYPDVALNYLSCFQGLFLCPEAVSLLLHNFCIYHISPPGHEFGAAPVCSTDPSPSVEDLADQILEVLNFFRLESVMCMGITAGAYILSLFAIKHKDRVLGLILISPLCKAPSWSEWFYYKVVSNLLYYYGMSGLLKDRFLQRYFSKEARGSSEVPERDVVHECRRLLGERHGVSLRRFLEAINRRHDITDGLRSLKCRTLIFVGDQSPFHSETLHMVAALDRKYSALVEVQACGSMVTEEQPHAMLIPMEFFFMGFGLYRPGRVSDSPTSPLSPSCISPELLSPESLGLKLKPIKTRVPTKC, from the exons ATGAGACTAATG gAGCATCATGTCAAAACTTGCCATGGTTTAGTTTCAGTTGTAGTCTATGGAGACCAAGAGAAGCCAGCATTGATCACTTACCCTGATGTAGCATTAAATT ACTTGTCTTGCTTCCAAGGACTGTTTCTTTGCCCTGAAGCAGTGTCTTTGCTCCTCCATAACTTCTGCATCTACCATATTAGTCCCCCTGGACATGAG TTCGGAGCTGCTCCAGTTTGTTCCACTGATCCATCGCCTTCTGTTGAAGACCTTGCAGACCAGATTCTTGAAGTCTTGAACTTCTTTAG ACTGGAGTCAGTAATGTGCATGGGGATCACTGCTGGTGCCTACATCCTTTCCTTATTTGCT ATTAAACATAAAGATAGAGTTTTGGGTCTGATTCTGATATCGCCTCTATGCAAAGCACCCTCATGGTCTGAATGGTTTTATTACaag GTAGTGTCAAACTTGTTGTACTATTATGGCATGTCTGGATTGTTAAAAGATCGTTTCCTTCAGAGGTACTTCAGTAAG GAAGCTCGTGGTAGCTCTGAAGTTCCGGAGAGGGATGTAGTACATGAATGCAGAAGG CTGCTTGGCGAAAGACACGGTGTTAGCCTTAGGAGGTTTCTGGAAGCAATCAACAGGAGACATGACATAACTGATGGCTTGAGAAGTTTGAAATGCCGTACACTCATATTTGTTGGAGACCAATCTCCTTTCCACTCTGAGACTCTTCACATGGTGGCTGCACTAGACAGAAAATACAGCGCCTTGGTTGAG GTGCAAGCTTGTGGATCAATGGTGACAGAAGAGCAACCACATGCGATGTTGATACCAATGGAGTTCTTTTTCATGGGCTTTGGGTTGTACCGGCCTGGTCGGGTTAGTGATAGTCCTACGAGTCCACTCAGCCCGTCGTGTATTTCGCCTGAGCTTCTATCTCCGGAGAGTCTTGGTTTGAAGCTTAAGCCAATAAAGACTCGGGTTCCCACCAAATGCTAA
- the LOC103842632 gene encoding protein NDL3 isoform X1, giving the protein MAGLNDDVSVDIEEIYNGGKEHHVKTCHGLVSVVVYGDQEKPALITYPDVALNYLSCFQGLFLCPEAVSLLLHNFCIYHISPPGHEFGAAPVCSTDPSPSVEDLADQILEVLNFFRLESVMCMGITAGAYILSLFAIKHKDRVLGLILISPLCKAPSWSEWFYYKVVSNLLYYYGMSGLLKDRFLQRYFSKEARGSSEVPERDVVHECRRLLGERHGVSLRRFLEAINRRHDITDGLRSLKCRTLIFVGDQSPFHSETLHMVAALDRKYSALVEVQACGSMVTEEQPHAMLIPMEFFFMGFGLYRPGRVSDSPTSPLSPSCISPELLSPESLGLKLKPIKTRVPTKC; this is encoded by the exons ATGGCGGGTTTAAACGACGACGTCTCAGTCGACATTGAAGAGATCTACAATGGTGGAAAG gAGCATCATGTCAAAACTTGCCATGGTTTAGTTTCAGTTGTAGTCTATGGAGACCAAGAGAAGCCAGCATTGATCACTTACCCTGATGTAGCATTAAATT ACTTGTCTTGCTTCCAAGGACTGTTTCTTTGCCCTGAAGCAGTGTCTTTGCTCCTCCATAACTTCTGCATCTACCATATTAGTCCCCCTGGACATGAG TTCGGAGCTGCTCCAGTTTGTTCCACTGATCCATCGCCTTCTGTTGAAGACCTTGCAGACCAGATTCTTGAAGTCTTGAACTTCTTTAG ACTGGAGTCAGTAATGTGCATGGGGATCACTGCTGGTGCCTACATCCTTTCCTTATTTGCT ATTAAACATAAAGATAGAGTTTTGGGTCTGATTCTGATATCGCCTCTATGCAAAGCACCCTCATGGTCTGAATGGTTTTATTACaag GTAGTGTCAAACTTGTTGTACTATTATGGCATGTCTGGATTGTTAAAAGATCGTTTCCTTCAGAGGTACTTCAGTAAG GAAGCTCGTGGTAGCTCTGAAGTTCCGGAGAGGGATGTAGTACATGAATGCAGAAGG CTGCTTGGCGAAAGACACGGTGTTAGCCTTAGGAGGTTTCTGGAAGCAATCAACAGGAGACATGACATAACTGATGGCTTGAGAAGTTTGAAATGCCGTACACTCATATTTGTTGGAGACCAATCTCCTTTCCACTCTGAGACTCTTCACATGGTGGCTGCACTAGACAGAAAATACAGCGCCTTGGTTGAG GTGCAAGCTTGTGGATCAATGGTGACAGAAGAGCAACCACATGCGATGTTGATACCAATGGAGTTCTTTTTCATGGGCTTTGGGTTGTACCGGCCTGGTCGGGTTAGTGATAGTCCTACGAGTCCACTCAGCCCGTCGTGTATTTCGCCTGAGCTTCTATCTCCGGAGAGTCTTGGTTTGAAGCTTAAGCCAATAAAGACTCGGGTTCCCACCAAATGCTAA
- the LOC103842632 gene encoding protein NDL3 isoform X3 has protein sequence MEHHVKTCHGLVSVVVYGDQEKPALITYPDVALNYLSCFQGLFLCPEAVSLLLHNFCIYHISPPGHEFGAAPVCSTDPSPSVEDLADQILEVLNFFRLESVMCMGITAGAYILSLFAIKHKDRVLGLILISPLCKAPSWSEWFYYKVVSNLLYYYGMSGLLKDRFLQRYFSKEARGSSEVPERDVVHECRRLLGERHGVSLRRFLEAINRRHDITDGLRSLKCRTLIFVGDQSPFHSETLHMVAALDRKYSALVEVQACGSMVTEEQPHAMLIPMEFFFMGFGLYRPGRVSDSPTSPLSPSCISPELLSPESLGLKLKPIKTRVPTKC, from the exons ATG gAGCATCATGTCAAAACTTGCCATGGTTTAGTTTCAGTTGTAGTCTATGGAGACCAAGAGAAGCCAGCATTGATCACTTACCCTGATGTAGCATTAAATT ACTTGTCTTGCTTCCAAGGACTGTTTCTTTGCCCTGAAGCAGTGTCTTTGCTCCTCCATAACTTCTGCATCTACCATATTAGTCCCCCTGGACATGAG TTCGGAGCTGCTCCAGTTTGTTCCACTGATCCATCGCCTTCTGTTGAAGACCTTGCAGACCAGATTCTTGAAGTCTTGAACTTCTTTAG ACTGGAGTCAGTAATGTGCATGGGGATCACTGCTGGTGCCTACATCCTTTCCTTATTTGCT ATTAAACATAAAGATAGAGTTTTGGGTCTGATTCTGATATCGCCTCTATGCAAAGCACCCTCATGGTCTGAATGGTTTTATTACaag GTAGTGTCAAACTTGTTGTACTATTATGGCATGTCTGGATTGTTAAAAGATCGTTTCCTTCAGAGGTACTTCAGTAAG GAAGCTCGTGGTAGCTCTGAAGTTCCGGAGAGGGATGTAGTACATGAATGCAGAAGG CTGCTTGGCGAAAGACACGGTGTTAGCCTTAGGAGGTTTCTGGAAGCAATCAACAGGAGACATGACATAACTGATGGCTTGAGAAGTTTGAAATGCCGTACACTCATATTTGTTGGAGACCAATCTCCTTTCCACTCTGAGACTCTTCACATGGTGGCTGCACTAGACAGAAAATACAGCGCCTTGGTTGAG GTGCAAGCTTGTGGATCAATGGTGACAGAAGAGCAACCACATGCGATGTTGATACCAATGGAGTTCTTTTTCATGGGCTTTGGGTTGTACCGGCCTGGTCGGGTTAGTGATAGTCCTACGAGTCCACTCAGCCCGTCGTGTATTTCGCCTGAGCTTCTATCTCCGGAGAGTCTTGGTTTGAAGCTTAAGCCAATAAAGACTCGGGTTCCCACCAAATGCTAA